The following coding sequences lie in one Pan paniscus chromosome X, NHGRI_mPanPan1-v2.0_pri, whole genome shotgun sequence genomic window:
- the RBMX2 gene encoding RNA-binding motif protein, X-linked 2 isoform X2 translates to MASLHGEGWSFCSRSVPGHGSRMFCGRSKRYGEIVNINLVRDKKTGKSKGFCFLCYEDQRSTILAVDNFNGIKIKGRTIRVDHVSNYRAPKDSEEMDDVTRQLQEKGCGARTPSPSLSESSEDEKPTKKHKKDKKEKKKKKKEKEKADREVQAEQPSSSSPRHKTVKEKDDTGPKKHSSKNSERAQKSEPREGQKLPKSRTAYSGGAEDLERELKKEKPKHEHKSSSRREAREEKTRIRDRGRSSDAHSSWYNGRSEGRSYRSRSRSRDKSHRHKRARRSRERESSNPSDRWRH, encoded by the exons atatggGGAGATTGTTAACATTAATCTCGTGCGGGACAAGAAAACTGGGAAATCCAAAGGATTCTGTTTCCTCTGCTATGAAGACCAGAGGAGCACAATTCTGGCCGTCGACAATTTTAATGGGATCAAG ATCAAAGGAAGAACTATCCGAGTGGATCATGTGTCTAACTATCGGGCTCCTAAGGACTCAGAAGAAATGGACGATGTGACCAGACAGCTCCAGGAGAAGGGCTGTGGGGCTCGTACCCCCTCACCAAGTTTGTCTGAGAGCTCTGAAGatgaaaaaccaacaaaaaagcacaaaaaag acaaaaaggaaaaaaagaaaaaaaagaaagaaaaagagaaagccgACCGGGAGGTACAGGCAGAGCAACCATCCTCTTCGTCACCCAGACACAAGACAGTAAAGGAAAAGGATGACACTGGCCCTAAGAAGCACAGCAGCAAGAACTCAGAGAGAGCTCAGAAGTCAGAGCCCAGGGAGGGGCAGAAGCTCCCCAAATCCAGGACGGCCTACTCTGGTGGAGCAGAGGACCTAGAGAGGGAGCTGAAGAAGGAGAAACCCAAGCACGAGCACAAGTCCTCAAGCAGGAGGGaggcaagagaagaaaagacCAGGATTAGGGACAGAGGGCGGAGCTCAGATGCACATTCTAGCTGGTATAATGGGCGTTCTGAAGGGCGTAGTTATAGAAGTAGAAGTAGGAGCCGAGATAAATCCCATAGGCATAAAAGGGCCCGACGCTCCCGGGAGCGGGAGTCTTCGAATCCCAGTGACCGTTGGCGTCACTGA